One Legionella lansingensis genomic region harbors:
- the glsA gene encoding glutaminase A: MTQNRVTLDLLKQLVSKAELSQEGDTANYIPELANVNKDITAIAVHPLDGEPISYSNQEIAPVTLQSTGKMITLIGLLEEFGLEQVFEWVKVEPSGDDFASITRLEQLGPKPSNPMLNAGAITLCSHIPGVGEQQFAWLEFWVQKLFNQKLSINPLVFASEKRTGNRNRSLAYLLKSRNNLGAEVSETLDLYFALCSYEAKLEQMLYLPTILANAGKDPKNGEQIISLETCKITLAIMATCGLYDETGTHMVRTGMPAKSGVSGYTIAVVPGKAGIVVLSPRVNPKGNSIRGEIMLEELSKAMSWHFALP, from the coding sequence ATGACACAAAACAGAGTAACTCTTGATCTCTTAAAACAGCTGGTTAGCAAGGCAGAGCTTAGCCAGGAAGGCGATACAGCTAACTATATCCCCGAGTTAGCAAATGTAAATAAAGATATTACCGCCATAGCCGTTCATCCTTTGGATGGAGAACCAATATCTTATAGTAATCAGGAAATTGCACCGGTTACTCTGCAAAGTACGGGCAAAATGATAACGCTTATTGGGCTACTGGAAGAGTTTGGTCTTGAACAAGTGTTTGAATGGGTTAAAGTTGAACCTTCAGGCGATGATTTTGCTTCAATAACCCGTCTTGAGCAACTTGGCCCTAAACCCTCAAATCCTATGTTAAATGCCGGAGCCATTACCTTATGTTCACACATTCCTGGCGTTGGGGAGCAACAATTCGCCTGGTTGGAATTTTGGGTACAAAAACTATTTAATCAAAAACTTAGCATTAATCCTTTGGTATTTGCTTCCGAAAAAAGGACAGGGAATCGCAATCGTTCTTTAGCTTACCTACTTAAAAGCCGGAATAATTTGGGTGCTGAAGTGTCCGAAACATTGGACTTATATTTTGCGCTTTGTTCCTATGAGGCCAAGCTGGAACAAATGCTCTATTTACCTACAATCCTTGCTAATGCTGGAAAGGATCCAAAAAATGGAGAGCAAATTATATCTCTTGAAACGTGTAAAATTACTCTAGCGATTATGGCAACCTGCGGTTTATACGATGAAACAGGTACGCACATGGTAAGGACAGGCATGCCAGCAAAAAGTGGCGTTTCTGGTTACACTATTGCCGTGGTGCCAGGAAAAGCTGGAATTGTTGTGTTAAGTCCGCGCGTTAATCCCAAAGGCAATAGCATCCGTGGGGAAATCATGTTGGAAGAGTTGTCCAAAGCGATGAGTTGGCATTTCGCTTTGCCTTAG
- a CDS encoding magnesium transporter → MMDKNTYSPETAGGLMVTSVPVVKTNTTASEVMTILASKDWGDVHTIFVLSEEKTLVGLIPVPKVLAAKKDETAEQLMSKPKLTITPSLSQVNLVREAIKSDVESVPVVDDNGKLLGVVLADEIIDILHKEHLEYFFRSSGIRGKGANLLELATGNLFFILKARLPWLIVGLIVGIGLGVIARGFERTLQENIALAFFIPVIAYIADSVGTQTETIFIRAISVLKVNILAYLLKELFIGILIGAFLGLLGAIGAILISQTFIIGLVVGISLFLAVVIATVLACLIPIAFNVLRQDPALGSGPLATALQDIISITIYFLVATLIL, encoded by the coding sequence ATGATGGATAAGAACACCTATTCACCTGAAACCGCTGGTGGATTAATGGTTACTTCAGTACCCGTGGTCAAAACAAATACCACAGCATCTGAAGTAATGACGATCCTCGCAAGCAAGGATTGGGGAGATGTGCACACTATTTTTGTGCTTTCTGAGGAAAAAACGTTAGTTGGTTTGATTCCAGTTCCAAAAGTTTTAGCGGCTAAAAAAGATGAAACCGCTGAACAGTTAATGTCAAAACCTAAACTGACCATAACTCCCTCTTTAAGTCAGGTCAATTTAGTTAGAGAAGCCATTAAAAGCGATGTCGAGTCAGTTCCAGTTGTCGATGATAATGGGAAACTATTGGGTGTTGTTCTTGCTGATGAGATCATTGATATTTTGCATAAGGAACATCTAGAGTATTTCTTCAGGTCTTCTGGAATTCGTGGTAAAGGGGCTAACCTTCTGGAGTTGGCAACAGGTAATTTATTTTTCATCCTTAAAGCTCGACTTCCATGGCTGATTGTTGGACTAATCGTCGGCATAGGATTGGGGGTTATAGCAAGAGGATTCGAAAGAACATTGCAAGAAAATATCGCTTTAGCCTTTTTTATTCCGGTAATAGCCTATATTGCAGATTCAGTCGGTACGCAAACTGAAACCATTTTTATCCGCGCAATCAGTGTCTTGAAAGTTAACATTCTTGCCTACCTTTTAAAAGAACTGTTCATTGGCATATTGATTGGTGCTTTTTTGGGTTTATTGGGGGCTATTGGTGCAATTCTAATTTCTCAAACGTTCATCATTGGTTTGGTCGTAGGAATTTCATTATTTTTGGCAGTCGTCATTGCCACAGTTTTAGCCTGTTTAATACCAATTGCTTTTAATGTCTTGCGTCAGGATCCTGCGTTGGGTAGTGGGCCTTTGGCAACTGCATTACAAGATATTATTAGCATCACCATTTATTTCTTAGTCGCCACCCTGATTTTATAA